Proteins encoded together in one Micromonospora auratinigra window:
- the dapC gene encoding succinyldiaminopimelate transaminase, whose product MNRPAPVSSRLPDFTWDTLDAAAATAAAHPGGLINLSMGTPVDPVPTVIRQALADASNAPGYPLTAGTPALRDAIAAWVARACGAGVDGLGVLPTIGSKELVAWLPTLLGVGPGDVVVVPSIAYPTYEDGARLVGATTVRADSLTAVGPTPRVRLVWVNSPGNPTGRVLPAAHLRKVVDWARERGAVVASDECYLPLGWDAEPVSILSPEVCGGSYEGVLAVHSLSKRSNLAGYRAGFVAGDPALVAELLKIRKHAGMIVPAPVQAAMVAALGDESHADEQRERYRARREKLYAAFTGAGFTVEHSEAGLYLWMTRDEDCWDTVDWLARRGILVAAGVFYGPAGARYVRAALTESDEHIAAVADRLRE is encoded by the coding sequence CTGAACCGGCCCGCGCCGGTCTCGTCGCGGCTGCCCGACTTCACCTGGGACACCCTGGACGCCGCGGCGGCGACAGCCGCGGCGCACCCGGGTGGCCTGATCAACCTCTCGATGGGCACGCCGGTCGACCCGGTGCCCACGGTGATCCGGCAGGCGCTGGCCGATGCGTCGAACGCGCCCGGCTACCCGTTGACCGCCGGCACGCCCGCCCTGCGGGACGCCATCGCGGCCTGGGTGGCCCGGGCCTGCGGCGCGGGCGTCGACGGGCTGGGCGTCCTGCCGACGATCGGCTCCAAGGAACTGGTCGCCTGGCTGCCGACGCTGCTCGGCGTCGGCCCCGGTGACGTGGTCGTGGTGCCGTCCATCGCCTACCCGACGTACGAGGACGGGGCCCGGCTGGTCGGTGCCACCACCGTCCGGGCCGACTCGCTGACCGCGGTCGGACCGACCCCCCGGGTACGCCTGGTCTGGGTCAACTCGCCCGGCAACCCGACCGGTCGGGTGCTCCCCGCCGCCCACCTGCGCAAGGTGGTCGACTGGGCACGCGAGCGTGGTGCGGTGGTCGCCAGCGACGAGTGCTACCTCCCGTTGGGCTGGGACGCGGAGCCGGTCTCGATCCTCTCGCCCGAGGTCTGCGGCGGGTCGTACGAGGGCGTGCTGGCGGTGCACTCGCTCTCCAAGCGCTCCAACCTGGCCGGGTACCGGGCCGGCTTCGTCGCCGGCGACCCGGCGCTGGTGGCCGAGCTGCTCAAGATCCGTAAGCACGCCGGCATGATCGTGCCCGCGCCGGTGCAGGCCGCCATGGTGGCCGCGCTCGGCGACGAGTCGCACGCCGACGAGCAGCGCGAGCGGTACCGCGCCCGGCGCGAGAAGCTGTACGCCGCGTTCACCGGGGCCGGCTTCACCGTCGAGCACTCCGAGGCCGGTCTCTATCTCTGGATGACCCGGGACGAGGACTGCTGGGACACCGTCGACTGGCTGGCCCGGCGGGGGATCCTGGTGGCCGCCGGGGTCTTCTACGGTCCGGCCGGTGCCCGGTACGTCCGGGCGGCGCTGACGGAGTCCGACGAGCACATCGCCGCGGTCGCCGACCGGCTGCGCGAATGA
- the fdxA gene encoding ferredoxin, with amino-acid sequence MTYIIAEPCVDVLDKACIEECPVDCIYEGNRMLYIHPDECVDCGACEPVCPVEAIFYEDDVPEQWKDYTGANYEFFEELGSPGGASKIGKVEKDASFVAAQPPRGEGH; translated from the coding sequence GTGACCTACATCATCGCCGAGCCCTGCGTGGACGTGCTCGACAAGGCATGCATCGAGGAATGCCCGGTCGACTGCATCTACGAGGGCAACCGGATGCTCTACATCCACCCCGACGAGTGCGTCGACTGTGGTGCCTGTGAGCCGGTCTGCCCGGTCGAGGCGATCTTCTACGAGGACGACGTCCCGGAGCAGTGGAAGGACTACACCGGGGCCAACTACGAGTTCTTCGAGGAGCTGGGCTCGCCCGGCGGCGCCTCGAAGATCGGCAAGGTGGAGAAGGACGCGTCGTTCGTGGCCGCCCAGCCGCCGCGCGGAGAGGGCCACTGA
- a CDS encoding GNAT family N-acetyltransferase, whose amino-acid sequence MLRQQDVGHRIVIRRIVGIREGRPLFSDALGELVELSETHITLATDAGRLSVPVGEVHRAKRVPPARRPTAAAVVALELAADEAWPAPVRGHLGDWLLRSADGWTGRANSALPVGDPDRPLPAALDAVQRWYAERGQPAMVNVPLPLAAPVGAELDARGWGEGRPLVLVQTVALAALPAAPPDRADLPPVELAGTPSEAWLATAHARKGGLPTAARHVLTAVDRVRFAHVYADGRLLAAGRGTVTGGGRWLGVTSIEVLPEARRQGLAARVVRALVDWGTAEGATHAFLQVEQRNTPAVALYRGLGFTTHHTYLTRVAPS is encoded by the coding sequence GTGCTCCGACAGCAGGACGTGGGACACCGGATCGTGATTCGCCGGATTGTGGGGATTCGCGAAGGCCGCCCCCTCTTTTCCGACGCGCTCGGCGAGCTGGTCGAGCTGAGCGAGACCCACATCACTCTCGCCACCGACGCGGGCCGGCTGAGCGTGCCGGTGGGCGAGGTGCACCGCGCCAAGCGCGTCCCGCCGGCCCGCCGGCCGACCGCCGCCGCGGTGGTCGCGCTCGAACTCGCCGCCGACGAGGCCTGGCCCGCCCCGGTACGCGGACACCTGGGCGACTGGCTGCTGCGCAGCGCCGACGGCTGGACCGGCCGGGCCAACTCGGCGCTCCCGGTCGGCGACCCGGACCGCCCGCTGCCCGCCGCGCTGGACGCGGTGCAACGCTGGTACGCCGAGCGGGGCCAGCCGGCGATGGTGAACGTACCCCTGCCGCTGGCCGCGCCGGTCGGCGCGGAACTGGACGCGCGGGGCTGGGGCGAGGGACGGCCCCTGGTCCTGGTGCAGACGGTGGCGCTGGCAGCCCTCCCGGCCGCGCCGCCCGACCGCGCCGACCTGCCGCCGGTCGAGCTGGCCGGCACGCCCTCGGAGGCCTGGCTGGCCACCGCGCACGCCCGCAAGGGCGGCCTCCCCACGGCCGCGCGGCACGTGCTCACCGCCGTGGACCGGGTCCGTTTCGCCCACGTGTACGCCGACGGCCGGCTGCTCGCCGCCGGACGCGGCACGGTCACCGGGGGCGGCCGCTGGCTGGGCGTCACGTCGATCGAGGTGCTCCCGGAGGCGCGCCGGCAGGGGCTCGCCGCCCGGGTGGTCCGCGCCCTGGTCGACTGGGGCACGGCGGAGGGCGCCACGCACGCCTTCCTCCAGGTCGAGCAGCGCAACACTCCGGCGGTGGCCCTCTACCGAGGGCTCGGCTTCACCACCCACCACACCTACCTGACCCGGGTCGCCCCGAGCTGA
- the mshB gene encoding N-acetyl-1-D-myo-inositol-2-amino-2-deoxy-alpha-D-glucopyranoside deacetylase: protein MTVVTTLPDRRLLLVHAHPDDESIGTGSTMAHYAAAGAHVTLVTCTLGEEGEIHVPELAGLAAAEADQLGGYRIGELAAACAALGVTDHRFLGGAGRYRDSGMMGLATNDHPRAFWRADLDEAAGLLLEVIREVRPQVMVTYDPNGFYGHPDHIQAHRVAMRAHELALAEGIAPAKVYWTAMPRSVLEAGMNAFTESADNPFAGIGSADELPFGTPDPEIAARIDATDQHAAKEAAMRAHATQIPANSWLYAIAGNFGAEFMGVEYFTLAAGAKGPGSGPYGWEDDLFAGLATDGPDRSPVAAAGVR, encoded by the coding sequence GTGACCGTCGTGACGACGCTGCCCGATCGACGCCTTCTGCTGGTTCACGCGCACCCCGACGACGAGTCCATCGGCACCGGTTCGACGATGGCCCACTACGCCGCCGCGGGCGCCCACGTCACCCTGGTCACCTGCACGCTGGGCGAGGAGGGCGAGATCCACGTACCGGAGCTGGCCGGACTGGCCGCGGCGGAGGCCGACCAGCTCGGCGGCTACCGGATCGGCGAGCTGGCCGCCGCGTGCGCCGCGCTCGGCGTCACCGATCACCGCTTCCTGGGCGGCGCGGGCCGCTACCGCGACTCGGGCATGATGGGGCTGGCCACCAACGACCACCCGCGCGCCTTCTGGCGGGCCGACCTGGACGAGGCCGCCGGCCTGCTGCTGGAGGTCATCCGCGAGGTGCGCCCCCAGGTCATGGTCACGTACGACCCGAACGGCTTCTACGGGCACCCGGACCACATCCAGGCGCACCGGGTGGCGATGCGGGCGCACGAGCTGGCCCTCGCCGAGGGGATCGCGCCGGCCAAGGTCTACTGGACGGCCATGCCGCGCAGCGTGCTGGAGGCCGGCATGAACGCGTTCACCGAGTCCGCGGACAACCCGTTCGCGGGCATCGGCAGCGCCGACGAGTTGCCGTTCGGCACCCCCGATCCGGAGATCGCGGCCCGGATCGACGCCACCGACCAGCACGCCGCCAAGGAGGCGGCGATGCGGGCGCACGCCACCCAGATCCCGGCCAACTCGTGGCTCTACGCGATCGCCGGCAACTTCGGCGCCGAGTTCATGGGGGTCGAGTACTTCACCCTCGCGGCCGGCGCGAAGGGGCCCGGCAGCGGCCCGTACGGCTGGGAGGACGACCTCTTCGCCGGGCTGGCGACGGACGGGCCGGACCGGTCCCCGGTCGCGGCGGCCGGCGTCCGGTGA
- a CDS encoding S9 family peptidase: MDFPELAARTRRFSHGAPRAVSVADDGARVVFLRSSGPEDPADALWLLDVASGEERLVADPVVLLGSDGDPTALSPGERALRERRRLASAGIGSYALDAAGRVAVFALAGRLFRADLVHGDVVEVAAVGPVLDPRPDPTGERLAYVTDAAEGVRRGQLRVVEPDGTDNLLAGEDSGVTWGLAEHIAAEEFDRFRGYWWAPDGRTVLAARVDESRLDRWYLHDPAEPASPPTTVAYPRAGGPNAEVSLHLLDLDGGWVDVHWDRETYPYLTSVDWADGGPLITVLRRSQQHGLVLAVDPRTGETQVHAELADPRWVEPIPGTPAHLPDGRVLVGGELAHDGYDARCLFADGTLLTPPSLYVRRVVGRLPAGPNSPADLLVEASEGEPSQRHLYRVRTMIGGGVDARRMGSDPGWHTAALGGATLVVGTASLEHPGVRWRVWHRDREVGELRSLAANPPYAPRPLLVRVTDRRLPSAVLYPGEHVKGTRLPVLLDVYGGPGHQEVVAARSVWLERQWWADQGFAVVTVDNRGTPGIAPSFEKAVHRRVADVILTDQVDALTALAGKHPDLDLDRVAVRGWSFGGWLAGLAVLRHPELFRCAIVGAPVTDWTLYDTAYSERYLGMPDDGMDIYAHHSLVELAAEPVGDPAQARPMLLVHGLVDDNVLAAHTLRLSAALLAAGRPHAVLPLTGATHMAAGGVAERLLRLELDFLRRHL; the protein is encoded by the coding sequence GTGGACTTTCCCGAGCTGGCCGCCCGTACCCGTCGGTTCAGCCACGGGGCGCCGCGCGCCGTCTCCGTCGCGGACGACGGTGCCCGGGTCGTCTTCCTGCGCTCGTCCGGGCCGGAGGACCCGGCCGACGCGCTCTGGCTGCTCGACGTCGCCTCCGGCGAGGAACGACTGGTCGCCGACCCGGTGGTGCTGCTGGGGTCGGACGGCGACCCGACCGCGCTGTCGCCGGGTGAGCGGGCGCTGCGCGAACGGCGCCGGCTCGCCTCCGCCGGCATCGGCTCGTACGCTCTCGACGCGGCCGGCCGGGTGGCCGTGTTCGCGCTGGCCGGGCGGCTGTTCCGGGCCGACCTGGTGCACGGCGACGTGGTCGAGGTGGCCGCGGTCGGCCCGGTGCTCGACCCCCGTCCCGACCCCACCGGCGAGCGGCTGGCCTACGTCACCGACGCCGCCGAGGGGGTCCGCCGGGGCCAGTTGCGGGTGGTGGAGCCGGACGGCACCGACAACCTGCTGGCCGGCGAGGACAGCGGCGTGACCTGGGGGCTCGCCGAACACATCGCGGCCGAGGAGTTCGACCGGTTCCGGGGCTACTGGTGGGCGCCGGACGGGCGCACGGTGCTGGCCGCCCGGGTGGACGAGTCGCGGCTGGACCGCTGGTACCTGCACGACCCGGCCGAGCCGGCGAGCCCGCCGACGACCGTCGCGTACCCCCGGGCGGGTGGCCCGAACGCGGAGGTCAGCCTGCACCTGCTCGACCTCGACGGCGGCTGGGTCGACGTGCACTGGGACCGCGAGACCTACCCGTACCTGACCTCGGTCGACTGGGCGGACGGCGGGCCGCTGATCACCGTGCTGCGCCGCTCGCAGCAGCACGGCCTGGTGCTGGCGGTGGACCCACGCACCGGGGAGACCCAGGTGCACGCCGAGCTGGCCGATCCGCGCTGGGTGGAGCCGATCCCCGGCACCCCGGCGCACCTGCCCGACGGCCGGGTGCTGGTCGGCGGCGAGCTGGCCCACGACGGGTACGACGCCCGCTGCCTCTTCGCCGACGGCACCCTGCTCACCCCGCCCTCGCTCTACGTACGCCGGGTGGTGGGCCGGCTGCCGGCGGGCCCGAACTCCCCGGCGGACCTGCTGGTCGAGGCGAGCGAGGGCGAACCGAGCCAACGGCACCTCTACCGGGTCCGCACGATGATCGGCGGTGGGGTGGACGCCCGGCGGATGGGCAGCGACCCCGGCTGGCACACCGCCGCGCTCGGCGGCGCCACGCTGGTGGTGGGGACGGCCTCGCTGGAGCACCCGGGGGTCCGCTGGCGGGTCTGGCACCGTGACCGGGAGGTGGGCGAGCTGCGCTCGCTGGCCGCGAACCCGCCGTACGCGCCGCGCCCGCTGCTGGTCCGGGTGACCGACCGGCGGCTGCCCAGCGCGGTGCTCTACCCCGGTGAGCACGTCAAGGGCACCCGGCTGCCGGTGCTGCTGGACGTCTACGGCGGTCCGGGGCACCAGGAGGTGGTGGCCGCCCGGTCGGTCTGGCTGGAGCGGCAGTGGTGGGCCGACCAGGGCTTCGCGGTGGTGACCGTGGACAACCGGGGCACCCCGGGCATCGCCCCGTCGTTCGAGAAGGCCGTGCACCGTCGGGTCGCCGACGTGATCCTGACCGACCAGGTGGACGCGCTGACCGCGCTCGCCGGCAAGCACCCCGACCTGGACCTGGACCGGGTCGCGGTGCGGGGCTGGTCGTTCGGCGGCTGGCTGGCCGGGCTGGCGGTGCTGCGCCATCCGGAGCTGTTCCGCTGCGCGATCGTCGGCGCCCCGGTCACCGACTGGACCCTGTACGACACCGCGTACAGCGAGCGCTACCTGGGCATGCCGGACGACGGGATGGACATCTACGCCCACCACTCGCTGGTCGAGCTGGCCGCCGAGCCGGTCGGCGACCCGGCCCAGGCCCGGCCGATGCTGCTGGTGCACGGCCTGGTGGACGACAACGTGCTGGCCGCGCACACGCTGCGGCTGTCGGCGGCGCTGCTGGCCGCCGGGCGTCCGCACGCCGTGCTGCCGCTGACCGGGGCCACCCACATGGCGGCCGGCGGGGTGGCCGAACGCCTGCTCCGGCTGGAGCTGGATTTCCTCCGCCGGCACCTGTGA
- a CDS encoding ABC transporter substrate-binding protein, with protein sequence MRPRAAAAAGGAIALVVALGACSENKGEGTTADSTRQQTGVIATDPKDSQGPAAEVPGASKGGTFTVIRETPISHLDPQRTYSFAGLMANPLFSRYLTTWKDDGKGGLVLVGDLAETPGNNVNKDCKVWEFKIKDGVKFEDGSPITSKEIAYGIARSFDPDLTGGPTYIQEWLADSPQFDTKWDFKKNKTSLPPGLTTPDAKTLRFEFAKPRCDLPFAVSLPTTAPLKPEQDTGVNLDQKPFSSGPYKVLKNQAGVQLTLDRNPNWDPKTDPVRHQYPDQYVWTFGPTADAAVNRVIADNGADQSALAWNYVPASLVAKVAGDPALKSRSILSPTPSANQLVINNQRVTDLKVRQALNYAIDREGLVKSLGGQTVAKPMTTLMPPSTIGYKAYDAYPAGANGDLEKAKELLGGKTPELVLGVADNTTEQQQAVQLKGNLERAGFKITVRNIPDDSKLDEVKKKNNPWDLYIGNWAADWPSGASILPVLYDGRTIKAEGNSNSAYFNNDAINAEMDRIQALPPDQQGPEWGKLDERIMKEFAPVVPLYVDVAYAVHGSKVGGVFISSVFGYPSFANAYVKQ encoded by the coding sequence ATGCGACCACGCGCAGCGGCCGCCGCAGGCGGCGCCATCGCACTGGTTGTGGCGTTGGGTGCCTGCTCGGAGAACAAGGGCGAGGGCACCACCGCGGACAGCACCCGGCAGCAGACCGGGGTGATCGCGACCGATCCCAAGGACTCGCAGGGTCCGGCGGCGGAGGTGCCGGGCGCCAGCAAGGGTGGGACGTTCACCGTCATCCGGGAGACGCCGATCTCCCACCTGGACCCGCAGCGGACGTACTCGTTCGCCGGCCTGATGGCCAACCCGCTCTTCTCCCGCTACCTGACGACCTGGAAGGACGACGGCAAGGGCGGCCTGGTCCTGGTCGGCGACCTCGCGGAGACCCCGGGCAACAACGTCAACAAGGACTGCAAGGTCTGGGAATTCAAGATCAAGGACGGGGTGAAGTTCGAGGACGGCAGCCCGATCACCTCGAAGGAGATCGCGTACGGCATCGCCCGGTCCTTCGACCCCGACCTCACCGGCGGCCCCACCTACATCCAGGAGTGGCTGGCCGACAGCCCGCAGTTCGACACCAAGTGGGACTTCAAGAAGAACAAGACCTCGCTGCCGCCGGGCCTCACCACGCCGGACGCGAAGACGCTGCGCTTCGAGTTCGCGAAGCCCCGCTGCGACCTGCCCTTCGCGGTCTCGCTGCCGACCACCGCGCCGCTCAAGCCCGAGCAGGACACCGGCGTCAACCTGGACCAGAAGCCGTTCTCGTCCGGTCCGTACAAGGTGCTGAAGAACCAGGCGGGCGTGCAGCTCACCCTGGACCGCAACCCGAACTGGGACCCGAAGACCGACCCAGTGCGCCACCAGTACCCGGACCAGTACGTGTGGACCTTCGGCCCGACCGCGGACGCGGCGGTCAACCGGGTGATCGCCGACAACGGCGCCGACCAGAGCGCGCTGGCCTGGAACTACGTGCCCGCCTCGCTGGTCGCCAAGGTGGCCGGTGACCCGGCGCTGAAGTCCCGGTCCATCCTGTCGCCGACGCCGAGCGCGAACCAGCTGGTGATCAACAACCAGCGGGTCACCGACCTGAAGGTCCGTCAGGCGCTCAACTACGCGATCGACCGCGAGGGCCTGGTCAAGTCGCTCGGTGGGCAGACCGTCGCCAAGCCGATGACCACCCTGATGCCGCCGTCGACGATCGGCTACAAGGCGTACGACGCCTACCCGGCCGGCGCCAACGGCGACCTGGAGAAGGCCAAGGAGCTGCTCGGCGGCAAGACCCCGGAGCTGGTGCTCGGCGTCGCCGACAACACCACCGAGCAGCAGCAGGCCGTGCAGCTCAAGGGCAACCTGGAGCGCGCCGGATTCAAGATCACGGTGCGCAACATCCCGGACGACTCGAAGCTCGACGAGGTCAAGAAGAAGAACAACCCCTGGGACCTGTACATCGGCAACTGGGCCGCGGACTGGCCCAGCGGCGCGTCCATCCTGCCGGTGCTCTACGACGGCCGCACCATCAAGGCCGAGGGCAACAGCAACAGCGCGTACTTCAACAACGACGCGATCAACGCCGAGATGGACCGGATCCAGGCGCTGCCGCCGGACCAGCAGGGCCCGGAGTGGGGCAAGCTCGACGAGCGGATCATGAAGGAGTTCGCCCCGGTCGTGCCGCTCTACGTGGACGTCGCCTACGCGGTGCACGGCTCCAAGGTCGGCGGGGTCTTCATCTCCAGCGTCTTCGGCTACCCGAGCTTCGCCAACGCGTACGTCAAGCAGTGA
- a CDS encoding ABC transporter permease: protein MARFLVRRLLSAALTLFAVSVLSFLMFFALPRDPVTGMCPKNCNPERLERVRVELGLRDPLVTQYAGYMKGIVTGRDLGSAQGGRCDAPCLGWSYVSNEAVSDSIARVLPVTLSIVIPAAILWLLLGVGLGMVSALRRGTWLDRAAIGFSLTGASLQLYFVGAVLLIVFVYNLRLLPVPGYTPFLDDPPKWAAGLVLAWLALAFLFSAIYARLSRAQMLETLSEDFVRTARAKGLAKRAVYGRHALRAAITPIVTIAGLDVGGALGGTVITETTFGLNGMGRLAVDAVRSGDLPTIMATVLIAAVFVVLANVLVDLLYAAIDPRVRLG from the coding sequence ATGGCGCGTTTCCTCGTCCGGCGGCTGCTGTCGGCCGCCCTCACCCTCTTCGCCGTCAGCGTGCTGAGCTTCCTGATGTTCTTCGCGCTGCCACGGGACCCGGTCACCGGCATGTGCCCGAAGAACTGCAACCCGGAGCGGCTGGAGCGGGTCCGGGTCGAGCTGGGCCTGCGTGACCCGCTGGTCACCCAGTACGCCGGCTACATGAAGGGCATCGTCACCGGCCGGGACCTGGGCAGCGCGCAGGGCGGCCGGTGCGACGCGCCCTGCCTGGGCTGGTCGTACGTGTCCAACGAGGCGGTCAGCGACTCGATCGCCCGGGTGCTGCCGGTGACGCTGAGCATCGTCATCCCGGCGGCGATCCTCTGGCTGCTGCTCGGGGTGGGACTGGGCATGGTCTCTGCGCTGCGCCGCGGCACCTGGCTCGACCGGGCGGCCATCGGCTTCTCGCTGACCGGCGCGTCCCTGCAGCTCTACTTCGTGGGCGCGGTGCTCCTGATCGTCTTCGTCTACAACCTGCGGTTGCTGCCGGTGCCGGGCTACACGCCGTTCCTCGACGACCCACCGAAGTGGGCCGCCGGGCTGGTGCTGGCCTGGCTGGCGCTGGCCTTCCTCTTCTCCGCCATCTACGCCCGGCTGTCCCGGGCCCAGATGCTGGAGACGCTGTCGGAGGACTTCGTCCGTACCGCCCGGGCGAAGGGCCTGGCCAAACGGGCGGTGTACGGGCGACACGCGCTGCGCGCCGCGATCACGCCGATCGTCACCATCGCCGGCCTGGACGTGGGCGGTGCGCTGGGCGGCACGGTGATCACCGAGACCACGTTCGGGCTCAACGGGATGGGCCGGCTGGCGGTCGACGCGGTCCGCTCCGGTGACCTGCCGACCATCATGGCCACCGTGCTGATCGCCGCGGTCTTCGTGGTGCTGGCCAACGTGTTGGTCGACCTGCTCTACGCGGCGATCGACCCCCGGGTGCGCCTCGGCTGA
- a CDS encoding ABC transporter permease, giving the protein MSLSPVEGVALAEIESTDGGDPTREKDFVGRSPGQLAWARLKRDRTALISGGMLVFFVLVALAVPLIQALYGVGPREQFQSRLDGFGMPLGYAGGVTGEHWFGLEPGLGRDIFIRMVHGLRTSLFIAFTAAVLTAAIGVLLGTLAGYLGGWIDAVINWITDLTLAMPFLIIALALMPTVALRFYGQREAVPAYFQIGVLIAIFALFGWTSTARLVRGQVIALREREFVEAARASGAGLGHMLFRQLLPNVWAPILVSFSLAVPQYITSEAALSFIGVGLTDETPSFGRMIYRSLDYLQTDPAYVFFPGITIFALVFAFNLFGDALRDALDPKSSR; this is encoded by the coding sequence ATGAGTCTGTCCCCCGTGGAGGGCGTGGCGCTCGCCGAGATCGAGTCCACCGACGGCGGCGACCCGACCCGGGAGAAGGACTTCGTCGGCCGGTCACCCGGCCAGCTCGCCTGGGCCCGGCTCAAGCGCGACCGTACCGCCCTGATCAGCGGCGGGATGCTGGTCTTCTTCGTGCTGGTCGCCCTGGCCGTCCCGCTGATCCAGGCGCTGTACGGGGTCGGGCCGCGGGAGCAGTTCCAGAGCCGGCTGGACGGTTTCGGCATGCCGCTGGGATACGCCGGCGGGGTCACCGGGGAGCACTGGTTCGGGCTGGAGCCCGGCCTCGGCCGGGACATCTTCATCCGGATGGTGCACGGCCTGCGGACGTCGTTGTTCATCGCGTTCACCGCCGCCGTGCTCACCGCCGCGATCGGCGTGCTGCTGGGCACCCTCGCCGGCTACCTGGGCGGCTGGATCGACGCGGTGATCAACTGGATCACCGACCTGACCCTGGCCATGCCGTTCCTGATCATCGCGTTGGCGCTGATGCCGACCGTCGCGCTGCGCTTCTACGGCCAGCGCGAGGCGGTGCCGGCGTACTTCCAGATCGGTGTGCTCATCGCGATCTTCGCGCTGTTCGGCTGGACCAGCACCGCCCGGCTGGTCCGGGGTCAGGTGATCGCGCTGCGGGAACGGGAGTTCGTGGAGGCCGCCCGGGCCAGCGGCGCCGGCCTCGGGCACATGCTGTTCCGGCAGCTGCTGCCCAACGTCTGGGCGCCGATCCTGGTCTCCTTCTCGCTGGCCGTGCCGCAGTACATCACCAGCGAGGCGGCGCTGTCGTTCATCGGGGTCGGGCTCACCGACGAGACGCCGAGCTTCGGCCGGATGATCTACCGCAGCCTGGACTACCTGCAGACCGACCCGGCGTACGTCTTCTTCCCCGGCATCACGATCTTCGCGCTCGTGTTCGCCTTCAACCTCTTCGGCGACGCGCTGCGTGACGCGCTCGACCCGAAGTCGTCCCGGTAG
- a CDS encoding ABC transporter ATP-binding protein, which produces MSTEPLLRVRGLTKHFPVREGFRVSGAVRAVDGVDFDVRAGETVGLVGESGCGKTTTGRMLVRLLEPTAGSIEFAGRDITRAKGRALRPLRQDLQIIFQDPYASLNPRHTVGRIVAMPLEVNNITPPGGVRARVQELLELVGLNPEHYNRYPHEFSGGQRQRIGIARALALRPKLIVADEPVSALDVSIQAQVVNLLRRLQRDLDLSFVFIAHDLAVVRHFCHRVAVMYLGKVVEIGDRDDIYHRPQHPYTRALLSAVPDVNTLGPAGRIRLTGDVPTPLNPPSGCRFRTRCWKAQDRCATEEPALVPRDGGAQATACHFPENSPAPAASGGAAEEVRS; this is translated from the coding sequence ATGAGCACCGAGCCGTTGTTGCGGGTGCGGGGGCTGACGAAGCACTTCCCGGTGCGTGAGGGTTTCCGGGTCTCGGGTGCGGTACGGGCGGTCGACGGGGTCGACTTCGACGTGCGTGCGGGTGAGACGGTGGGCCTGGTGGGGGAGTCCGGCTGCGGTAAGACCACCACGGGTCGGATGCTGGTGCGCCTGCTGGAACCCACCGCCGGCAGCATCGAGTTCGCGGGTCGGGACATCACCCGGGCCAAGGGTCGGGCGTTGCGGCCGTTGCGGCAGGACCTGCAGATCATCTTCCAGGACCCGTACGCGTCGTTGAACCCCCGGCACACCGTCGGGCGGATCGTGGCGATGCCCCTGGAGGTCAACAACATCACCCCACCCGGCGGGGTCCGCGCCCGGGTACAGGAGCTGCTGGAACTGGTCGGGTTGAACCCGGAGCACTACAACCGCTACCCGCACGAGTTCTCCGGCGGACAACGCCAACGCATCGGTATCGCCCGCGCGCTCGCGCTGCGCCCGAAGCTGATCGTGGCCGACGAACCCGTCTCCGCCCTGGACGTCTCCATCCAGGCGCAGGTGGTCAACCTGCTGCGCCGGCTGCAACGCGACCTGGACCTGTCGTTCGTGTTCATCGCCCACGACCTGGCCGTGGTCCGACACTTCTGCCACCGCGTCGCCGTCATGTACCTGGGCAAGGTCGTCGAGATCGGCGACCGCGACGACATCTACCACCGCCCCCAGCACCCCTACACCCGCGCCCTGCTCTCCGCGGTCCCGGATGTCAACACCCTCGGCCCCGCCGGCCGCATCCGCCTCACCGGCGACGTCCCCACCCCCCTCAACCCACCCTCCGGCTGCCGCTTCCGCACCCGCTGCTGGAAAGCCCAGGACCGCTGCGCCACCGAAGAACCGGCACTCGTGCCCCGCGACGGCGGCGCGCAGGCCACCGCCTGCCACTTTCCCGAGAACTCGCCGGCCCCGGCGGCGTCCGGCGGCGCAGCCGAGGAGGTGCGTTCATGA